In Helianthus annuus cultivar XRQ/B chromosome 3, HanXRQr2.0-SUNRISE, whole genome shotgun sequence, a single window of DNA contains:
- the LOC110927646 gene encoding EG45-like domain containing protein has product MGSMSRAFILIAMVACLTSVAHAIAGQATFYTPPYVPSSCYGFQNRGVMILAANRGLFNNRAACGTRYRVRCTSGTRAGVPQPCTGRSVDVTVVDLCPGCNPNQVDLSREAFQVIANPDAGRINIDYNRI; this is encoded by the exons ATGGGTTCGATGAGCAGGGCTTTTATCTTGATCGCTATGGTTGCATGTCTTACATCAGTTGCTCATGCCATTGCTGGCCAAGCAACCTTCTACACTCCTCCCTACGTTC CATCGTCATGTTATGGCTTCCAAAACCGCGGTGTTATGATTTTAGCGGCAAATCGTGGTTTGTTTAACAACCGAGCTGCGTGTGGGACTAGATACCGTGTCAGGTGCACCAGCGGAACCAGAGCAGGTGTTCCGCAACCTTGCACAGGTAGGAGCGTTGATGTTACAGTTGTTGATCTTTGTCCCGGATGTAATCCAAATCAAGTTGATCTTTCCCGTGAGGCGTTCCAAGTGATTGCTAACCCTGATGCAGGGAGGATTAACATCGACTATAACCG GATCTAA